The region gtgagtgtgtgagtgagagacatTAAGACAACATTAAATCATCATCTCTTGTTTACCTACACAGAGCTGggcacagcagaggagagggcaaACGACAAACCAGCTTCAGAGGCCAAGGATAAAACAAGTGAGACAAAGTTACACACAGACTAAACTCCTCTTTGTTCCCATTAAACCATGATAACAAGGTTATACAGTTTACAAGCGCTTACCTTCAAGTAATTATTACCAAGCGCCATTTAACTAAGAGGAAAACCAGGAACGGCAGAAATAATGCAGTGTTTTGTATATtaacaaaacactgcattatTTCACTCGTTTTCTCTCCTCAtgtttctgcagtgttttgttaataaacaaaacactgcatttaaataacaaaCTACACGAACTCATATTTATGTTCttaccttttcttcttctgcgcTCGTGTTATTTTGCAGCCGTGCAGCATCTCCGAAACAACTTGCTAATTGAGGTTAGCTAATCAAAATGACATGCTAGCTTTATGTCTGAAGGACTCCTCTGAGGTGTTTCCATAAAGTCCCGAGTCACAGTATTGtagaataaaatgttttcagtgagaaaacagaTGAAGGACAGGTGTGTCCACAGGTTTTACTCTCAGcacttgtcctctctccatcttgcTAACTTTTCAATTCAAACAACAAAGACCTCAGGCTGGTTCATTAACTCCTATCCCTCAGACTTAGTGCAGCAAAAGCAgacacaggtgtaattaatcaCCTTTATTAAAGGAGGCTGcgttgtgtgtgggtgtgccgGTACCtgcatcctgctgctgtgtacgatgtagttacacctgtgctttatCAGTCATGACGAGGAGGAAGTAAACAAGATATGTTTATTCAAAATAATTGCATCATATTTGATTATTGATTCATATGACTGTATAttttgtttgcaaaaaaaagctTAATAAAAGCAGAGTAGTTAGTGAAtgtagctgtcaaataaatgtagtagaGTAAATGTACAATATTTACCTCTGAAATGTGAAAGATGAACATGGGTTAATCTACTAACAGTCCAGGAAATGGAAGGGCCgtcactttttttaaatttatgtttgactttaaatgtttaatgtcgtgtgtgtgtgtgtattcaacCTCTATTTCTAATTATACCAtcatgatgttgttttttttcacagcttgcAACTTCATCTATCTGAATGCTGTCCCCACTGAGATGCTGACAGGCCCTTGTGCAGTGCAGAAGGCAGTGTCCTTGACACTTGAGAAGGACCCGGGTTCTGTCACACCAACCGTAGTCAATCTGAAGGTGTCTCACAAGGGTGTGACACTGACAGATATCAACAGGAAGTAAGAAAAGACACATCCTGTCAATCTGCTGCTGAGAGTTAACTGACAGCACACAACAAAATCATAGCGGTGGTGATATGTGGTTTGTGTGCAACATTTTGTGAAGACTGAAACCTTTTTAACTCCGATCCTTTCTTCACAGGCTTTTCTTCAGACGTCATTACCCTGCTCACCTTCTTAGCTACAGTGGTGAAGATCCAGACAATCGATTGTGAGTACATGACAAGATGTTATGAAGTAAACTGATTGATTTTTCGAATGGTAAACATCTGTGGAGGCAACATCATGTGATGTTGCTGTGGTTACATTCTCTATCATGATAATAACTGTGACTAAAGAGTGACTAGACTGTTTAATTTACTTCACCACCATATGAAAAATCTCTGTTGGTCATTATAGACATTATTTTTGTTGATGGAAAATATGAAAGCATAGGTCACCTTTTTAATCTTAAACTTTGTCTGTCTTACTCTCACAGGTGGGGGAAAGGTCCCGCTTTTGCTGCAAGGTAACTTTTTGATTACATTGTGAAAATGATATATCAGATATAAAATTATGGACAACTTCACAGACTTGCTCAGTTTTGTTCAGATTAAATCTAATCTGTCATTTCTTTGTCCCAACAGGATATTTGGCTTTGTGGCAAAGGGCGTAGAGGCTGGCATGGAGAATGTATGCCACGTCTTTGCAGAATATGACCCCCTGCAGTCCTGTAACCAGGTCATCGAGGTTATTCAGGCCGCAGTGGCCAAACTATAGACACATGGGGCTATAGGCACATAAACATGGGGCTTCAAGTCCTTTCTTACACTGTCTGTCTATACTGTACTTTTCTCAAGTAACCTGTTGGGTGTGGTGGCCAGTGTTAGTCCTGCTGCTGAGTTATCTGCCTCACATGATTACAGTACCAGCACGATCTGAACCAGAAGTTCTTAGGACTACCCACATTTATAACATGCTGAGATGATTAAAGTCACATTGAAAAGACAGGTGTACCTGTGGCAAACAGAGTATGAAGACATACATAACTGAACATTTGTCCAGcaagaaggacagagacaggggaCTAACAACATACAGAATGATTGTAATTAAATGGCACGGCACTACTGTTAAAATCATATCTAAGCAGCTTGTAAAAATGCTGAAACAAGCACAACAATGTCTGAAATGTTATTATATAACATGTTAAGAACCAGCACCTTGTGTATACGATAGGACATGATACAGCAGTTTATCTCATTTCTTAATGTTGAATGATTCCTGATGTAAACTGGGGAGTAAATCTGCTCCAGCTGATGATAGAACATATAGTAAAGGTTCTCTTCATAGACTCAAAGAACGTAAGTGAAATACTGttgtcttttcatttcaaagcaGAAACTTTGCATATACAATAGTTGTATAGTTCAGAATGTATTTATTATACTGCACTGTAAACATTTTCTTACTGTATATTAACGGattcttgtgttttctgtttttgtttttcaaactgtTTACTACAATTAAAAGCTTAACAAACAGCTGAAGTGGTGTACGTGTGGGTTTTTGAACACTTATGAAAAAGTGTTGCATCTGCGAAGGTGTAACAAAGAGTGAGCTATTTTCTCCTCAACATCACAACCTCTATAAACAGAAATGAAGACACTGCGGTTAGTCACTTTGTGTCTCCTGTTAAGTCAAATTAAGGTTATGATGGTAAACActtgacagaaaacacaacagtctgcatgtatttctttttttttattttaaatgatataTTGTTAGATAAAAGCATAATGCTTCATTTTGAAGTTACAGAGCTCCTAAAATGAAGAATGTGCTTCATGAAGCAAAGCAAAATCAAGCACAGGACTGCATAGATAATATCTTTAAATATTCTCAACATATTCTGAGGCACCCAAAATGCAATGCACAATGGTCCATTTCTTATCTTCAATATCTTTGGTGCCAACTCAAAACTTAAAGCATAAAAACTCTTAATCTAAGGTGTAACAGATTGCAAGTGTTACACAACCCCAGTTTAGAACTGAAGATTTACTGCAGTGTTTTAACTATTTACAAATACTGCCCTCCTCTGGTGGAGACAGGAAATCTAAGTTCTCTGAGACACGGTGAGAGTTAAGAGCCTCACTGCTGTTAAGGTCACAGTGAGCAGTTTCTTTACGGATAATGTGTCATAAAATGTAGCTAAACGTTATTAGTTTGAGTTgcaagatatttttttttccacatagaGAATGAGCTGCAATGACAAAGACTCCCATAGTACACTCATTCTGGATATCACTCAGTGCTGATGTTCCTCTATGTGCAGTAAGTGTCTGCAGTGCAAGCGTTTAGGGATTGTACCTAAATTATTTAGACGGGTGAGGGGGACTGAAcactgtctgtcactttttttttttttttaatagggAGCTTTTTTCCAACACCCTCCCACAGTATCTCATTATAATGTAACACTGCTGAACTGGTACAATTTATTTTGCCGTTAataacaaaaagtgaaaaaaaatatcatgtACTCCAGCTGAAAGTACTAGCTTAGCAGTAGAGGTAGAATTTCTACTACTATAATATTCCCACTGCTGCGGATCTCAGAGGCATGTTAGCAATATTTCACCCTCCATACTGTTCACACTGCTGACAGTTGACTGTTGTATTAATAAGTGAGAGTGGTGGAGGTGACAGCGCCTGGTGGTTTTGGGGATGTTCCAGGTTGCATTATTGGAAAATAACTGTTGTAATGAACTTTAGAAAATGGGACCAGGGTCAATAGTTTATTAAAGTGACTGTACATTTAATTTAGTAGTTCAAAAAGATGGATTCAGTGTATAGTTGCTCTGTAATGGAATAAAGCCTTCAGACTGCTCAACAGTGGAATTAGCAAGTGCCAAAATTATAGCAAACATGACAAAATTATTTACCAAATTTTCAGTCTTTCACCAAGTATTCTAACCATTCTTGATTTTTCTGCCTTACAAAATAAAGTGTGAAGTGGGAGTTGTGATAAACTGACAAATGATGTGCTCTCTGGAGAGATAACATTTAATTACTTAGGACCCTTTCTCCCCCTTTTCTGAGTCCTCCTCCCCCTAATAATCTCTGCACAGTCCCTTAGAGAcaatctatttaaaaaaaagaaacaccctTAGATAGTTCACAGCAGTTTGAAGCGATGTGTGACTCTACACCTTCATTTATCTCCATCTATCTGTGAACTCAGCCTCCTGCGCCAAGTGTTAATTAGAATTAAATGCTGTATTTAAGCAGTTATATGTTTGATATAATCTCTTTTGTCCAGTGACCTCATACTGAAGTAAAGACAGTGCCGAGAGACACTTTTTCTTCATCTAGAAAGATGACAGAAATATGTTTGCATATTAAATTGTTATCCTCTGTAATGTAGTGAATGTACATCTGATATAGTGAAGTGGCTTTCTGACACTATAAAAATGGCCCCATTAGATCAGCACAGAAGCCTGATGGGGGATGCTCACGCTGCCATAGTCAAGATTTGCTGAGAGAAACCTCTGCTTCAGTCACCAGTTCAGTGTTCAGTGAATGTTGTAATTTGAAATTCATATTAAGCATGATGGTAATGGATGGCAATATCCCAGATGTCAACGACACAGATGCTATTTCTGTAACTTCGGCATCACCTGTATGAACACAAAGAGCTGCAAACCATCGCTGACTCTGGCCGACTGGTGACAGAGTTACTGTGTGATAGTTGGGATGCTGCGAGATCTCTTCATGATGAGACGCACCTCCACGTCAGGGAGGCTGTCCTGTTTAGTCTGGGCACACCCTTCATCTGCTGCAGCCATGTGCAGGTCGAAGCGGAGGGACACCGACTTCTTCCGCAGCTTGGGATTCCCTCTGAAGAAGGAGCCCTCCCACTGCTTTATCACCTTGTCAATCTTCTCCGTCCTGACAACAGAGGTTAGGAATCATAGCAATAAAAGGTGATGATAAATGTCATGTGACGTTATTCATGGTCAGGTTATTTGGACAATGCATGGACATTAAAGAAACAGCTGGGTTTTACATTGTAGGTCtctattttgttgttgtgtaaagcatgttttattttgaatgtgaaTGCCATCCAGCAGGGCTCCTTCTTTTTCATGACTGTATTGTGTACCTTGTAATCCCACATGGGACTGGTCATGTCACAAAAGTaaatcattctttcattcaatTTACTGCTCACACCACTAGGCTGAAGCAGAGCAGGCTGTTCAATTCACCGCACAATGACACCAGGGGGCAGCAAAGGAGAACGCTTTGCAGCTGAAATGTGAGAGTTTGCAGTGCATTAAATACTGTCTGCCTTATACATATAAGAGATATGTCACAGAGTGACAGTGTGGCACTGAATAGACTTGCTAAGATCAGAACCTGGAATCTTCAAAACAAACTCAGTCAAAAAACTTCATAATGATGTGACACTGAACAGGAAAATGGAGGCTCTGCCTTTCCTGAAGAGGAAAGCACTGTGGCTTCAAGTGTATCACTACATAAACAGGGTAGTCTCACAGACTAATAGACAATTGTGGCTGCAAAAAGGAGAGATTTAAGCATCAGGGTCACGTGTTTATTGGGCTTTTAGAAGAATGGTTGCAAGATATACAATAAATTTAccaaaagacacaaacatttacCATGTGGTCCCAAACCCAATTTTCAAtctcatgttttctctgttttggtcttcacCAACTCCTAATTAAAATATCTAACTCTTTAGCTAGTAAATGGTCCACTGGGTAATACTAACTAGTCACTTGGTATGAGTTTATTAGAGCTTTTTGCTGGGAACAAGCAGACTGCTCTTCCTAGTAACAGAGCTGATGAGAGTGGTGAGACTAAACTGTCTGTAAGACCAAAACAaggagctgaaagatgctaaaacacaATATAGATTCTTCACCACCAGTGACCTCTTTCATATCACGTTGTCATTTATTCCTTTGTTGGTGTAAAAATATTGATATGTGAAGCAATAGCTTGTCCATACTACAAAAGGGAACACTACAATGCTGCTGTAGGCTGTTAGATTTTTCAGTTTGGGCCCTCTAAGAGGCGCTCTAATGGTTTGGAAGATATTCAGATGGTAAACTCTGGTCCCATCAATACCTGCAGACCGATTGAATTGTTTTGCTGCCTAAGAGCCATTTAAGTGGAGTAGTTTCAACAGGATAATGTCTTCTGTCAGTGGAAGAATCATACGGGAATGATTTTAGTAACAGTCAGATAAAACAACTTTAGTGGGCTGACCACTAAAGTCCCTTGATATCAGTAAAGAATCAATCAAGTGACAGAATGACTTATGCTACCTGCTGATCACAGCTAAACGACAAAAGCTAATAATCTGCCCCTTTATATCTGAGTTAATTATCTTTATACACGGAAGTGGCCTGGTCTAATTAAACAGCCGCTGGGACTAAATGCAAAAGAAGCCCTTCCAAACATACCACAACACTCTACCGTGCCTAACGTGAACTATCATAATTATCTTCTTGGAGGCAAAGTTCAGGAAATGACCATATCTTTAAATGAAACAACAGCACCACCAGGCAAAAACATTAGGAAGAGATGGTGAGGACATACACGCATGCCCCTGGGCGGGCAGGgtgactgtgcatgtgtggtttaTTGGATTTGTGTATGTGGCCGGTAACACCTGAAGCTTTAACAAAGAATTCCACCCATGTCTCATGCAACAATAACATGGGCCACGCCCTAAAGACTCCACGCCAGGCCGGTGTCTCCACATCAAACACAAGCCATTAAAGGAAGGAAAATTCCCATGCAGTGCTATGATGAGTTACTCATGGGAATCTGTACAGCCAACTACATGTTGTATGCCTTGGAACTTGTTTGACACGTAAAAATAATTCCTTTGAGCGTATGTACATCTTGTCTCCTGGACCAGACGTCGccagggtgggaggggggggggggggcatggaTGATTGTGTCATTATGAACAAATGACTCAATAAAGAGCTCACTGAGTCACAGCCTGAGGGGCGTAACTGAGAGATGTTAAGACTTCAGGAGGCACTATGTTATTTGGTAGTTTCAACAGCATGTATCTGAGTAATGTAAAACAGTGCACTATAAAGTGATGCCGTTAGCCCTTGCTGCAGGAAATTGCCTACATTTCAGACTTAACCAGAGGTGCTGACAACAGGTCAATGAGGGGCAAAAAGATCAATACTCACTCGATGGTGCCGTGACCCTCTGCACTCTCCCGCACAACGTTGCCCTGAAGAATCTCCTGAGTCTTCACTGTGGAGATTGGCAAGTCTTTATCTTGCTCTGGCTCTGTGAGAAGACATCAACGACAAATCATAACAAGATATGACTGtagtaagagtgtgtgtgtatgtgtgtgtgtgtgtgttacctgtgagTATCACAAGGCTTTGCTGTCTATGCAGTATGCCTTTCTTCAGCCCATTCTCTGCTGGGAGAAGTGAAGGTATTTCAGGCAGAGGCTCAGACTTGGGTTCATCCGGAGTAACAGCAGAGTCACTGAAACCGTTCTCCAGCCCATTCTCCTTCGGCTCCACAACAGGGGGCCTCCAGGGTTGCAGACTCATCGGCTGCCCGTCACGGCCCATGTACCTGCAGCCACCAAAGCAGCATATAGGCTAATCACAGCCATAAAAACCCAAATGTGAGTATGTATGCCTTAGTTAAAGTgacactttgacatttttggctGTAGTGTGTCGATGAGTGTACTCTTACAGTCCAAACCCTAAAAGAACTTCCTCCTTGCTAAACCTGTAGCAGGATGGCTCTGTGTGCAAACTCCACTGAATCCTCTGACAACAGATCTGTCATTAAAATGCTTGAGAGGTATCATCTCAAAGAAGAACAACCAGATCAAATGAGGCTTTGGGAACCTGTGCTGGAGGAGTTTCATAAGCAACAGTATCCCATTTCCAATAAAAGCATATGTCTCCAGCAATGTATGGACCAAGCCTGGACCACCCACAGCCACCACACCAAGGTATATCAAATGGTCCATATAGGATGTCTGCAAAACACCAGTAGAATTACAGAGGTGTGTGCTAAAACCAACAGCAAGAGTACTGTGACAATAATTATCCAACAACAATTATCCTGGCTAGGGCATGTCAGAGATGTCCCACGACAGACAGCCCTACAGGGGTCTGTACAGGCAATTAACCATCAATGAAGAGCAGTTAGCGTGAGGCAGGAAAGGGGCAAAATGAATCGAGTGCAGAGATGCACTCGATCACGTCCAATAACTTGGAAAATGTCACCACAGATTGCAACACCTGGTGGCAGGTCAGCCAGCAATGATGCCATGACAGGCACATGCTACCCCTGAACACGGTACTGTTACCAACACGTGTGCTTCATTGTGCCTGGTACTGTTTTATATCAGGAGGATCTTTACTGGTTATCTCCATGATGATACCTGAAAGTGTGTAAGTGAACTAAACTAATGGTCTTGAAATACTATTATGCATTATTTGCTCATAGgaagtgtgtgctgctgctgcttcaccagCCTACATGTAGGAAGACTACTATGGAGCTCTCTCATAAACAAAAGTTAGGTTTACATCAAGTGCTACTCACCAAAAACCATTGTGCATCACTCTGAGATTTAACAAATGAATCCAAtgtatttccttcctcataaaacatttgcaaagctgacttttttttaactcaagcattgtttacatccattaGCTTGTAGTCTTctacttcttctcctctgtctttactCAGGTATACATGCTCCCCTCAGGAttaactgtaataactttgctTATCCTTTGGCTTTTCATGTAGCACCATCACCAAGCGAAATTGTCTTATCTAATACTTCCAGTTCTTTGGTTTATATACTGGTATGCTGTCTACATGTTCTCTTCAGGAGATATTTGAGGAGACAGCAAGTAAGCAGGGACTTTAAGTCACCCAAATCACATCCTTCACAAAGACTATGAGTTGATGTCCTCAGAAAACAGGCACAGGGGACCAAACTGTAAGCTGAACAGGTATAGATTTTCCACTATCAATCAAACTACTGAACAGTAagagatgaaatgtgtgtgtaagagtgtgtgtgtgtgttttgtatttatcacttttatttttttaccttgtGTGTGCCAGACAATCACTGTTACTACACGTCATGCTGCGTGGGTGTACTCTGCAGCCTTAGTCTGTCTCAACTTGCAATTActgtggatttttattttttatacagATAAAATCTATGTAATCCATAACAGAATGGTAGGCTTTAACCAAACTGAAAATGCCAACAGATGAAATAGTCTCTTTGACAGGTGTATAATGGACATGATtaagaaataattttattttctttgttgtaaGTGCTGAGGGAGAAGTTTCTGTCTTACTGCCAATGAATGAGTATGTGTAAAGCAGACTCTTCAGATGTAGACTATTATGTAACAAAGATTCTGCATAAACTctgtatttctattctattttctttttttcctgcactgtTCTTCTCATTGTTATAATGCTGTTAAAGCCTTCTGGGAAATCCTTTtcagcttcaaaaaaaaaaaaaaaaaaattaatttcctgGTTGACACTCAAACCACAAAATTCCAACTAAATGATTGCTTCCTGAATCCTCTAACAtcccctttctcttcttctctaccCTCACCTGCCCTCTTCACGCTCCAGAAGACGTCGGTATGTGGCGATCTCTCGCTCCAGCCTCATCTTGGTGTTGAGGAGCTGGCTGTGGCGCTGGCGCTGCGTAGCCAACCCTCCTCTCACCTGCTCCAGCTCACTCTCTAGGCCGATGATCACCTGGGAAAGGTCCTGCAGCTGGTTGGAGTACATCCGTTGGGTGTGCTGCAAAGAGCTCTCCAGGCCTTTCTCCTGGACAGCAAGAGGCAAGGGGCTATTAGCATGATGACTGGACAGTTACtattatgttttaaaaaaacaccGGATTCAAAGAAgcatgtagaaagtaataatgTAATAACTGTGCATAGtattaaaaacatgaacataatCATCCACTTCCTTCCCACCACAACTGCAATAgtacaaatctgtgtttgtgggTAAGAAATGCTGCTGAAATTCTCCATAATAATATGCACTTATTACTATCATATTACCACAAGCATGGCTGCAGTCAGGTTATTACATTCTTAATTAGATACATATATAGATACAAATATATACAGGTATTACATTATCTGTTTCAACGCACCATATGGATGGTTTTGCATTATAGCCAATTACAGATGGCGTATACACTACTGCAACTGGTGACTGAATATTTCCTGCTCTAATTTCCTAATTAGTTTAAAGTCTCTGCtaattatttttacactttagtAAAATTAATAGGATTCAATAGGTGATTGGAAAGGAAAACCTTATTGCATGGTTTGCACAATGGTTGGCAGGAATTTCAAGTATATGCAATTTGTAGTTAATAggttaaaacacacaacaccacaaaTATCCCCTCCCATCTGTATAGCTCTACAGAGTAAGTTATGGTATATTCTATGCTACTATGTACCTTGGTGGTACGTGATCATGTATGTTTTCTTACCAAGGCATGGAGGGTCTCAATCTCCACCTGCAGGGAGTGCCACTGCTTCCTGGCCTCAGCTAGCTCAGCCCGTGCCTCCCTCAGGGCAGCTCCGCCGAGGCTCACCTGAGCCCACGCTGCCTCCTCCTGGGGGAGGTGAGGGGGATGAGACTGTAAGAGAGGTACAAGAGCCCCAGCACCACTGCCACTGCCACCCTTCAGagccaaatacacacacgctcGCTCATTTTAACTTTTGTTCACTAGCAAACCCAACAACAGAAGCCTTTAACCTTGTGACATAAGAACTTCTAACCAAATAATTGTGTGCTGAATGTGTTCATGTGCAGTAGTTGAGGGTTAATTCTTGGAATTAACATCTGTACTAGATGAACGAGACAGACAACctcacatgctgacacacacctTGTAggtaactgtttttttcccactggcactcagtcagacagtcagaggAGAAGCAGCCACAGGTGGTGCTGTTGGTAGTGTGCGTTTCAGTTTAggtaaacagacagaggagcagacaCCCAggcctgtgtgtacacacagctgTACAAGCTGTGCTGACACACTGTACAGCATTTCACACCCTCCATCCTCGCTCCCCTTCAAATGCAGTGAAGCGGTGAAACTGTCTCAGCACA is a window of Toxotes jaculatrix isolate fToxJac2 chromosome 4, fToxJac2.pri, whole genome shotgun sequence DNA encoding:
- the krt222 gene encoding keratin, type I cytoskeletal 18 gives rise to the protein MDLLQDSSQTMWDLNARLKGFLEQVNRLQEANQQLEAQIADWGIRTTSRSRDWSQQEQTVKELRAQVAKLLMENAQLALQSDCMKSRAAAIQARCETEERNTWRLEQQVALLRESKRKADQSSMTLQADVHRSMRELQEMHQEFEAAQALQLQRASSCDVLLATTTAAAAGGEEEDGTGMELTQLLDRIRAQCDRNRLPGPGERHYGLGAVSNPPPGLVGPSRSGAGAAASRTHRGALSEEEAAWAQVSLGGAALREARAELAEARKQWHSLQVEIETLHALEKGLESSLQHTQRMYSNQLQDLSQVIIGLESELEQVRGGLATQRQRHSQLLNTKMRLEREIATYRRLLEREEGRYMGRDGQPMSLQPWRPPVVEPKENGLENGFSDSAVTPDEPKSEPLPEIPSLLPAENGLKKGILHRQQSLVILTEPEQDKDLPISTVKTQEILQGNVVRESAEGHGTIETEKIDKVIKQWEGSFFRGNPKLRKKSVSLRFDLHMAAADEGCAQTKQDSLPDVEVRLIMKRSRSIPTITQ